One segment of Sulfobacillus thermosulfidooxidans DSM 9293 DNA contains the following:
- a CDS encoding aminotransferase class I/II-fold pyridoxal phosphate-dependent enzyme, translating into MVRTPIIEALKAYSAGGKARWHTPGHKGRVPLPYLLSEWDVTEVRELTPKSDGDDPIHDSERLMAQSFGVQKTWYSVQGATLPVMAAILAACPPESSVVVDRIAHRSVHAALILGHLRPIWAYSRVGPGGYPLPVNDEERVRLIEQFQPKAVIVTNPTYEGLAADLSATAAICRQHGIPLIVDEAHGTHFWGHEGFPRSALVEGADLVCHGVHKTERSLTQTGLLHLNSPIISVSQVQDAWDLLATSSPSYLLLASLDDFQFLRHQEEYHRGWHVLAEQLRALRARWRDQGLNVLQDWWELQSGQADAAKLTILGDGSHLLRKLEPFGVEEKSDPFGVTLIVTPYDDLNMVKAALDAILANQDSGPHGALHWGRWPILQQIMPPYQAMTAETEWIPWSKALGRIAARPLIPYPPGIPLVVPGEGINQDVISWLTEYRDWYLRGSGDLKGLQPPPPTWDDEGTDEGLWVIKNAVP; encoded by the coding sequence TGACCCCCAAGTCAGACGGTGATGATCCTATTCATGATTCTGAGCGCCTCATGGCCCAAAGTTTTGGTGTCCAAAAAACATGGTATTCAGTCCAGGGCGCAACCTTGCCCGTCATGGCAGCCATTTTGGCGGCATGTCCCCCGGAATCTTCCGTCGTGGTAGACCGCATTGCTCACCGCTCCGTGCATGCGGCATTGATACTCGGGCACCTTCGGCCGATTTGGGCATATTCGCGGGTGGGACCTGGGGGTTATCCCTTGCCTGTTAACGATGAGGAACGTGTCCGGCTTATTGAACAATTTCAGCCGAAAGCCGTCATTGTGACAAATCCTACCTATGAAGGACTCGCAGCGGATCTGTCGGCCACAGCCGCCATCTGCCGTCAACACGGCATTCCTTTGATCGTTGACGAAGCCCACGGCACCCATTTTTGGGGACATGAGGGTTTTCCCCGTTCAGCATTGGTGGAAGGGGCCGACTTAGTGTGTCACGGAGTGCACAAGACCGAACGCAGTTTGACGCAAACGGGTCTATTGCACCTGAATTCTCCCATCATTTCCGTGTCTCAGGTTCAAGATGCATGGGATCTGTTGGCCACGTCGAGCCCTTCTTATCTGTTATTAGCATCTCTCGATGATTTTCAGTTTTTACGGCATCAGGAAGAATACCACCGCGGGTGGCACGTTTTAGCTGAGCAGTTGCGAGCATTACGCGCGAGATGGCGTGATCAGGGGCTGAATGTTTTACAAGATTGGTGGGAGCTCCAAAGCGGACAGGCCGACGCCGCCAAATTAACGATTTTGGGAGACGGATCCCACCTTCTTCGCAAACTTGAGCCCTTTGGGGTGGAAGAAAAATCCGATCCGTTTGGAGTGACGTTGATTGTGACTCCTTACGATGACCTGAACATGGTGAAGGCCGCTTTAGATGCTATCCTGGCCAATCAGGATAGCGGTCCACACGGGGCTTTACACTGGGGACGTTGGCCTATCCTTCAACAAATAATGCCGCCTTACCAGGCGATGACGGCAGAAACCGAATGGATTCCTTGGTCCAAAGCTTTGGGACGGATTGCAGCACGACCTCTGATCCCTTATCCCCCGGGCATTCCTCTCGTCGTGCCGGGCGAAGGTATTAATCAAGACGTGATATCATGGCTAACAGAGTACCGGGACTGGTACCTGAGGGGCAGTGGTGACCTAAAAGGATTACAACCTCCTCCCCCAACATGGGATGATGAAGGGACTGACGAAGGGCTATGGGTGATCAAAAACGCAGTGCCCTAA
- a CDS encoding cyclic-di-AMP receptor, translated as MKLVIAILQDKDASGAVTELNRRGFRATKLASTGGFLREGNTTILVGIEEKDVEAVIHILKRTSAARQETLTPQTPSHSGEPYIPFPVEVTVGGATIFVVDIDRYEKF; from the coding sequence GTGAAACTGGTCATTGCCATTCTTCAGGACAAAGATGCATCGGGAGCGGTTACCGAACTCAACCGCCGGGGATTTCGGGCCACGAAATTGGCGAGTACGGGAGGCTTTTTGCGCGAGGGCAACACGACGATATTGGTGGGCATTGAAGAAAAAGATGTCGAAGCGGTCATTCATATTTTGAAACGGACGTCGGCTGCACGGCAAGAGACACTTACGCCGCAAACTCCCTCGCATAGTGGAGAACCCTATATTCCTTTCCCGGTTGAGGTCACCGTAGGCGGGGCGACAATATTTGTCGTAGATATTGATCGTTATGAAAAATTCTAA
- the tmk gene encoding dTMP kinase: protein MGDQKRSALITFEGIEKVGKTTQIGRLAAWLRTLGYPVTVLREPGGTMLGESLRSLLLHTVQIHSAEAELLLFAAARAELVKTVIRPLLAQGHIVIVDRFSDSSVAYQGYGRGIDVTWVQTVNQHVTQGLKPDLTFWLKGPSFVEGQDNIEKSGREFFQRVESGYNKLVEQDPARWHIVASMRPVEDVAKDIQHVVKSYLNIE, encoded by the coding sequence ATGGGTGATCAAAAACGCAGTGCCCTAATTACGTTTGAGGGTATAGAAAAAGTCGGCAAAACCACGCAGATTGGGCGCTTGGCGGCATGGCTTCGAACTTTAGGATATCCGGTAACCGTACTTAGGGAACCGGGAGGCACCATGCTTGGAGAATCACTACGCAGCTTGTTGTTGCATACGGTACAAATACACAGTGCAGAGGCCGAATTATTGCTTTTTGCAGCGGCCCGGGCTGAGCTGGTGAAAACGGTCATTCGCCCCTTATTAGCGCAAGGACACATTGTGATCGTGGACCGGTTCAGCGATTCATCCGTGGCGTATCAGGGATATGGACGGGGAATCGATGTAACGTGGGTCCAAACGGTAAATCAGCACGTTACGCAAGGATTAAAACCTGACCTGACCTTTTGGCTCAAGGGCCCTTCATTTGTTGAAGGGCAGGACAACATTGAAAAGTCGGGAAGAGAATTTTTCCAACGGGTGGAATCCGGCTATAATAAACTCGTTGAACAAGATCCTGCCCGATGGCATATTGTGGCCAGTATGCGTCCGGTGGAAGATGTGGCGAAAGATATTCAGCACGTGGTGAAATCCTATTTAAATATTGAGTAA